Proteins encoded within one genomic window of Thermococcus celer Vu 13 = JCM 8558:
- a CDS encoding replication factor C small subunit: MPEEVHEVKILEKPWVEKYRPLKLDDMVGQDHIVRRLKHYVKTGSMPHLLFAGPPGVGKTSAALCLARELFGEGWRHNFLELNASVSKDTPILVRIDGKTMRTTFGELDGIYFDESDGDVAYKDANNLEVLTVDENYRVRWARVSRIIRHRVPAILRVHLEGGGKLELTGNHSVMVLTENGLEAIKANELSEGSILLSFTANLEGFLDVLDLNPYRVKESARTRVFDGLPVDEELSYMLGLYSAEGAVGFKKGTSGQVVYTLGSHEGDLIDRVRNFAEGLGVSIYENYTTSGFDRSRKSAYQLRLLNTQLARFFEESFYDGAGKRAASKRIPGFVFEFPLPERIAFLKGLADGDGAGDWGNVVRISSVSRDLLVDAVWLARTSGIEASIFERETRLIWKGGMRWSKAELLPAEPIIGMLEKIENALDGNWRYELRHGLYEGKKRLGKGTLRRVLEMVDEGKLDGKGRRIFETLRKLANTDLHALLVRKIEVVEYNDFVYDVSVPGNEKFFAGEIPVLLHNSDERGINVIREKVKEFARTKPIGAASFKIIFLDEADALTQDAQQALRRTMEMFSNNVRFILSCNYSSKIIEPIQSRCAIFRFRPLRDEDIARRIESIAKNEGLELTDEGLQAILYVAEGDLRRAINVLQAAAALDTRITDENVFLVASRARPEDVREMMGLALEGNFLKAREKLREILLKQGLSGEDVLIQMHKEVFNLPIPEDRKVALADKIGEYNFRLVEGANEMIQLEALLAQFTIMGK; the protein is encoded by the coding sequence ATGCCCGAGGAAGTTCACGAGGTTAAAATCCTCGAAAAGCCGTGGGTTGAGAAGTACAGACCCCTGAAGCTCGACGACATGGTCGGGCAGGATCACATAGTCAGGCGCCTCAAGCACTACGTTAAAACCGGTTCCATGCCGCATCTCTTATTCGCGGGTCCCCCAGGCGTTGGGAAGACCAGCGCCGCCCTCTGTCTCGCGAGGGAGCTCTTCGGGGAAGGCTGGAGGCACAACTTCCTCGAACTGAACGCCTCCGTCTCCAAGGACACCCCCATACTCGTGAGGATAGACGGGAAAACCATGAGGACGACCTTCGGCGAACTCGACGGGATTTACTTCGACGAAAGCGACGGGGATGTGGCCTACAAAGACGCCAACAACCTCGAGGTGCTCACCGTCGATGAGAACTACCGGGTGAGATGGGCCAGAGTGAGCAGGATAATCCGCCACCGCGTCCCCGCCATACTTCGCGTTCACCTCGAGGGAGGGGGAAAGCTCGAGCTGACCGGAAACCACTCCGTTATGGTGCTCACCGAGAACGGCCTCGAGGCGATTAAGGCGAACGAACTGAGCGAGGGCTCCATCCTCCTGAGCTTCACAGCGAATCTCGAGGGCTTTCTCGACGTCCTCGACCTGAACCCTTACAGGGTTAAGGAGAGCGCGAGAACGAGGGTCTTTGATGGGCTCCCCGTTGATGAGGAACTATCCTACATGCTCGGCCTGTATTCCGCTGAGGGTGCTGTCGGGTTCAAGAAAGGCACCTCGGGGCAGGTCGTGTACACCCTCGGAAGCCACGAGGGGGATTTGATAGACCGCGTCAGGAACTTCGCGGAGGGCCTCGGCGTTAGCATCTACGAGAACTACACCACCTCGGGCTTCGACCGCTCAAGGAAGAGCGCGTACCAGCTCAGGTTGCTCAACACCCAGCTGGCCAGGTTCTTCGAGGAGAGCTTCTACGACGGTGCCGGCAAGAGGGCGGCCAGCAAGAGGATTCCGGGTTTCGTGTTTGAGTTCCCGCTCCCCGAGAGAATAGCGTTCCTCAAAGGCCTCGCGGACGGTGATGGAGCCGGAGATTGGGGGAATGTCGTCAGGATATCGTCGGTTTCGAGGGACCTCCTCGTAGATGCGGTGTGGCTTGCGAGGACCTCAGGAATCGAGGCGAGCATCTTCGAGAGGGAGACCAGGCTCATATGGAAGGGCGGCATGAGGTGGAGCAAGGCCGAACTCCTGCCCGCTGAGCCAATCATCGGGATGCTCGAGAAGATAGAGAACGCCCTCGACGGCAACTGGCGCTACGAGCTCAGGCACGGGCTCTACGAGGGCAAGAAGCGCCTCGGAAAGGGAACCCTCCGCAGGGTTCTTGAGATGGTGGATGAGGGTAAACTCGATGGGAAAGGCAGGAGAATCTTCGAAACCCTGAGGAAGCTCGCCAACACCGACCTCCACGCCCTCCTCGTCAGAAAAATCGAGGTCGTCGAGTACAACGATTTCGTCTACGACGTCAGCGTCCCCGGGAATGAGAAGTTCTTCGCCGGAGAAATACCCGTTCTCCTCCACAACTCCGACGAGCGCGGCATCAACGTCATCCGCGAGAAGGTGAAGGAGTTCGCGAGAACCAAGCCGATAGGCGCGGCGAGCTTCAAGATAATCTTCCTCGACGAGGCCGACGCCTTAACACAGGACGCCCAGCAGGCCCTGAGGAGAACGATGGAGATGTTCTCCAACAACGTCCGCTTCATCCTGAGCTGTAACTACTCCTCCAAGATAATAGAGCCCATACAGAGCAGGTGTGCCATCTTCCGCTTCAGGCCGCTGAGGGACGAGGACATCGCGAGGAGAATAGAGTCCATAGCCAAGAACGAGGGGCTCGAGCTGACCGATGAAGGTCTTCAGGCCATCCTCTACGTGGCGGAGGGCGACCTGAGGAGGGCCATAAACGTCCTTCAGGCCGCGGCCGCCCTCGACACCAGGATAACCGACGAGAACGTCTTTCTCGTGGCGAGCAGGGCCCGTCCGGAGGACGTCAGGGAGATGATGGGGCTGGCTTTGGAGGGCAACTTCCTGAAGGCGAGGGAGAAGCTGAGGGAGATACTCCTCAAGCAGGGCCTTAGCGGGGAAGATGTCCTCATCCAGATGCACAAAGAGGTGTTCAACCTGCCAATTCCAGAGGACAGGAAGGTGGCCCTGGCGGATAAGATAGGTGAGTACAACTTCCGCCTCGTCGAAGGGGCCAACGAGATGATACAGCTCGAGGCCCTGCTCGCGCAGTTCACCATCATGGGCAAGTGA